In a single window of the Pseudoxanthomonas sp. F37 genome:
- a CDS encoding OmpA family protein yields MTITKPALLAAAVLATLAIGASAQQTVLTPQRDRITDEAIHADLSGYERTQGRIKALNDAGRPVRDYHLSKAQCWLDVSFHEYGRNDRSDFPQAALTESEKLIAGMEQGVAPLPTDTPLVNDAARVREDLWKRLGAIHGTPGFACAQQAVACGEVELVHAGNEFNQQQWRHAKPYIQIAEDWVGDAEAMARQCGAAADAPAVVPAGTVLTVNVLFEFDRSGRDDIRVYSLWSLDRELARLPKEGLTLTGVELVGHADRLQGRGFDYNQALSERRARTVQALLVERGIDPAMIAYTFKGDVEQVQQCEGVKPQAALRECLIPNRRVEVRLRVQSAQADPR; encoded by the coding sequence ATGACCATCACCAAGCCCGCCCTTCTCGCCGCCGCCGTCCTCGCCACCCTGGCCATCGGCGCCAGCGCGCAGCAGACCGTGCTCACCCCGCAACGCGACCGGATCACCGACGAGGCCATCCACGCCGACCTGTCCGGCTACGAGCGCACCCAGGGGCGCATCAAGGCGCTCAACGATGCCGGCCGCCCCGTGCGCGACTACCACCTGTCCAAGGCGCAGTGCTGGCTGGACGTGTCCTTCCACGAATACGGCCGCAACGACCGCAGCGACTTCCCGCAGGCAGCGCTGACCGAATCGGAGAAGCTCATTGCCGGCATGGAGCAGGGCGTCGCACCGTTGCCGACCGATACGCCGCTGGTGAACGACGCCGCGCGCGTGCGCGAAGACCTGTGGAAGCGCCTGGGTGCGATCCATGGCACGCCCGGTTTCGCCTGCGCCCAGCAAGCCGTGGCCTGCGGCGAGGTGGAACTGGTGCATGCGGGCAACGAGTTCAACCAGCAGCAGTGGCGGCACGCCAAGCCCTATATCCAGATCGCCGAGGACTGGGTGGGCGACGCCGAAGCGATGGCGCGCCAGTGCGGCGCCGCTGCCGACGCGCCCGCGGTGGTGCCGGCCGGCACCGTGCTGACCGTCAACGTGCTGTTCGAGTTCGACCGCTCCGGCCGCGACGACATCCGGGTTTACTCGCTGTGGAGCCTGGACCGCGAGCTGGCGCGCCTGCCCAAGGAAGGACTGACGCTGACAGGCGTCGAACTGGTCGGCCACGCCGACCGTCTGCAGGGACGCGGGTTCGACTACAACCAGGCGCTCTCCGAACGGCGCGCCCGGACCGTGCAGGCCTTGCTCGTGGAGCGGGGCATCGATCCGGCCATGATCGCCTACACCTTCAAAGGCGACGTGGAGCAGGTCCAGCAGTGCGAGGGCGTCAAGCCCCAGGCGGCCCTGCGCGAATGCCTGATCCCCAATCGCCGGGTGGAAGTGCGGCTGCGCGTCCAGTCCGCCCAGGCCGACCCGCGGTAG
- a CDS encoding ATP-binding protein, whose product MNDRAIPATRERHGGPASRLARLWRAPMAWWRDVPIADPVDRRNAPMLQLISLLLAVLPALAWAYRAFAVDIPWRPGELTSMALSLSVCAGAALSFVLIRHGRFAWASRLLLVVFAASVVPAYLTTGFGAQRFEQPVLVIWMAIAALVVGRGALWLMFACIVAAFFLGISVDVSRKGDAAALYGDAAFSAAMFLMIAIVLDRSSAALRQSLNEATVRGNQLAATNQRLQQEINERELAQEQLIHARKVEAVGRLAGGVAHDFGNIMAVISGYARKGLRAGQVEEGRASFEGIEAAARRATLLTHKLMTFARQDDYAEETFDAASALVDIQAMLRQLLKPEVDLRLALGDAPSPVRMDRDRFELMVLNIAANADHAMPHGGVFSIGVAQGDEGGCVLEFADTGTGMGEEVLARIFDPFFTTKPAGEGTGLGLSVIRDLVTRAGGTLGATSQLGMGTTFTVVLPAAE is encoded by the coding sequence ATGAATGACCGCGCCATTCCCGCTACCCGCGAGCGCCATGGCGGTCCTGCATCGCGCCTGGCCCGCCTGTGGCGCGCACCGATGGCCTGGTGGCGCGATGTTCCCATCGCCGATCCGGTGGACAGGCGCAATGCGCCGATGCTGCAGCTGATCTCCTTGCTGCTGGCGGTGCTGCCTGCGCTTGCGTGGGCCTATCGTGCCTTCGCGGTGGATATCCCGTGGCGGCCAGGCGAGCTGACCAGCATGGCGCTGAGCCTGTCGGTATGCGCCGGCGCGGCTCTCAGCTTCGTGCTGATCCGGCATGGGCGCTTCGCGTGGGCCTCGCGGCTGCTGCTGGTGGTGTTCGCCGCCTCGGTGGTGCCCGCCTACCTGACCACCGGGTTCGGCGCGCAACGCTTCGAACAGCCCGTGCTGGTCATCTGGATGGCGATCGCGGCGCTGGTGGTGGGCAGGGGCGCGCTGTGGCTGATGTTCGCCTGCATCGTGGCGGCGTTCTTCCTGGGCATTTCCGTGGATGTGTCCCGCAAGGGCGATGCCGCCGCGCTGTACGGCGACGCCGCATTCAGCGCCGCCATGTTCCTGATGATCGCCATCGTGCTCGACCGCAGTTCGGCCGCGTTGCGCCAGAGCCTGAACGAGGCCACGGTGCGCGGAAACCAGCTCGCGGCCACCAACCAGCGGCTGCAGCAGGAGATCAACGAGCGCGAGCTCGCGCAGGAGCAGCTCATCCACGCCCGCAAGGTCGAGGCGGTGGGTCGCCTGGCGGGCGGCGTGGCGCACGATTTCGGCAACATCATGGCCGTGATCAGCGGCTATGCGCGCAAAGGCCTTCGGGCCGGCCAGGTCGAGGAAGGCAGGGCGTCGTTCGAGGGCATCGAGGCGGCCGCGCGCCGGGCGACGCTGCTGACGCACAAGCTGATGACGTTCGCGCGCCAGGACGACTACGCGGAAGAGACCTTCGATGCCGCCAGCGCCCTGGTGGACATCCAGGCCATGCTGCGCCAGCTGCTCAAGCCCGAGGTGGACCTGCGTCTGGCCCTGGGCGATGCCCCGTCACCGGTCCGGATGGACCGGGACCGGTTCGAACTGATGGTGCTCAACATCGCGGCCAACGCCGACCATGCGATGCCCCACGGCGGCGTCTTCTCCATCGGCGTCGCGCAGGGCGATGAGGGGGGCTGCGTGCTGGAGTTCGCCGATACCGGCACCGGCATGGGCGAAGAAGTGCTTGCGCGCATCTTCGATCCGTTCTTCACCACCAAGCCGGCGGGCGAAGGCACCGGCCTTGGCCTGTCCGTCATACGCGACCTGGTGACACGGGCAGGCGGCACCCTAGGCGCGACCAGCCAGTTGGGGATGGGCACGACGTTCACGGTGGTGCTGCCTGCTGCGGAGTGA